From a region of the Clupea harengus chromosome 9, Ch_v2.0.2, whole genome shotgun sequence genome:
- the LOC105909314 gene encoding integrin-linked kinase-associated serine/threonine phosphatase 2C isoform X2, whose protein sequence is MAYVAARRGEREEMQDAHVLLPDMSSIISSPSSQVSRLAYFAVFDGHAGARASRFAAEHLHHTLVAKFPKGDSENLDKLIKKCLLDTFRQTDEDFLKKASSQKPTWKDGSTATCVLVVADVLYVANLGDSRAVLCRSEQGEDSGAKKCVTLALSKEHNPTIYEERMRIQKAGGTVREGRVLGVLEVSRSIGDGQYKRIGVISTPDLRRCQLTANDRFIILACDGLFKVFSPEETVQYVLTVVQDTSVAVEKKEGQTEGEARYDAACQRLASEAVRRGCADNVTVILVSIEF, encoded by the exons ATGGCCTATGTAGCTGCTCGCCGAGGGGAGCGGGAAGAGATGCAGGATGCACACGTTCTTCTGCCTGATATGAGCAGCATCATATCTTCACCTTCATCCCAAGT CTCTCGTCTGGCCTACTTTGCGGTGTTTGACGGTCACGCCGGAGCAAGGGCCTCCCGATTCGCTGCCGAGCATCTGCATCACACCCTGGTTGCTAAGTTCCCCAAAG GTGACTCTGAGAACTTGGACAAGTTGATAAAAAAGTGTCTACTGGATACTTTCCGTCAGACAGATGAGGACTTCCTGAAGAAGGCCTCAAGCCA GAAGCCAACATGGAAGGATGGGTCGACAGCCACGTGTGTGCTGGTGGTGGCTGATGTGCTGTACGTGGCCAACCTCGGGGACAGCAGG GCTGTTCTTTGTCGCTCAGAGCAAGGGGAAGACAGTGGGGCGAAGAAGTGCGTGACCCTGGCACTCAGTAAAGAGCACAATCCCACCATTTATGAGGAAAGGATGAGGATACAGAAGGCAGGGGGCacggtcag AGAGGGGCGAGTGTTGGGGGTCTTGGAGGTGTCCCGTTCCATAGGAGATGGCCAATACAAGCGCATTGGGGTCATCTCTACACCAGACCTCCGACGCTGTCAGCTGACTGCCAATGACCG GTTTATAATTCTGGCCTGTGATGGCCTCTTTAAGGTCTTCTCACCTGAGGAAACTGTTCAATATGTACTCACCGTCGTGCAG GACACATCAGTTGCcgtggagaagaaggaggggcAGACGGAGGGGGAGGCCCGTTATGATGCAGCTTGTCAGCGATTGGCCAGTGAGGCTGTGAGGCGGGGCTGTGCAGATAATGTCACTGTGATCCTCGTGTCCATTGAATTCTGA
- the LOC105909314 gene encoding integrin-linked kinase-associated serine/threonine phosphatase 2C isoform X1: protein MDLFGDLPEPTQVTNKESKPPQPPEEKRGEKRKHDEDPAYEVTEEKNEEEKKVCKGQTRLMAYVAARRGEREEMQDAHVLLPDMSSIISSPSSQVSRLAYFAVFDGHAGARASRFAAEHLHHTLVAKFPKGDSENLDKLIKKCLLDTFRQTDEDFLKKASSQKPTWKDGSTATCVLVVADVLYVANLGDSRAVLCRSEQGEDSGAKKCVTLALSKEHNPTIYEERMRIQKAGGTVREGRVLGVLEVSRSIGDGQYKRIGVISTPDLRRCQLTANDRFIILACDGLFKVFSPEETVQYVLTVVQDTSVAVEKKEGQTEGEARYDAACQRLASEAVRRGCADNVTVILVSIEF, encoded by the exons ATGGATTTATTTGGCGATCTCCCTGAACCAACTCAAGTTACAA ATAAGGAATCAAAGCCACCTCAACCCCCTGAAGAGAAACGAGGTGAGAAGAGGAAACACGATGAGGATCCTGCGTATGAGGTGACAGAGGAAAAGaatgaagaggaaaagaaagtttGTAAAG gTCAAACCAGGCTGATGGCCTATGTAGCTGCTCGCCGAGGGGAGCGGGAAGAGATGCAGGATGCACACGTTCTTCTGCCTGATATGAGCAGCATCATATCTTCACCTTCATCCCAAGT CTCTCGTCTGGCCTACTTTGCGGTGTTTGACGGTCACGCCGGAGCAAGGGCCTCCCGATTCGCTGCCGAGCATCTGCATCACACCCTGGTTGCTAAGTTCCCCAAAG GTGACTCTGAGAACTTGGACAAGTTGATAAAAAAGTGTCTACTGGATACTTTCCGTCAGACAGATGAGGACTTCCTGAAGAAGGCCTCAAGCCA GAAGCCAACATGGAAGGATGGGTCGACAGCCACGTGTGTGCTGGTGGTGGCTGATGTGCTGTACGTGGCCAACCTCGGGGACAGCAGG GCTGTTCTTTGTCGCTCAGAGCAAGGGGAAGACAGTGGGGCGAAGAAGTGCGTGACCCTGGCACTCAGTAAAGAGCACAATCCCACCATTTATGAGGAAAGGATGAGGATACAGAAGGCAGGGGGCacggtcag AGAGGGGCGAGTGTTGGGGGTCTTGGAGGTGTCCCGTTCCATAGGAGATGGCCAATACAAGCGCATTGGGGTCATCTCTACACCAGACCTCCGACGCTGTCAGCTGACTGCCAATGACCG GTTTATAATTCTGGCCTGTGATGGCCTCTTTAAGGTCTTCTCACCTGAGGAAACTGTTCAATATGTACTCACCGTCGTGCAG GACACATCAGTTGCcgtggagaagaaggaggggcAGACGGAGGGGGAGGCCCGTTATGATGCAGCTTGTCAGCGATTGGCCAGTGAGGCTGTGAGGCGGGGCTGTGCAGATAATGTCACTGTGATCCTCGTGTCCATTGAATTCTGA